A region of the Lycium barbarum isolate Lr01 chromosome 1, ASM1917538v2, whole genome shotgun sequence genome:
GTAGAAGCACAAGTTGATCATAATAGCCAAGAGGAGGAAGATTTAACTCAGAACATTGATGATATAGCACAGGAGGCAGATTTATCGCCTAGaagtgtgcagaaattgaagcaggtaacaaataaacaaaaacctGTCAGAAACACCAGTATTCCAGCTGTAGGAGTTTTACCAAGGGGGAGTAAGAACAAATCCAATAACTCTCAATGATAGACAAAGCGTTAATTTGGAATATTAGCTCAGTTAACACTCAGAAATCTTTTGAAAGGTTAATTGAACTAAATAGGAGACATCATTATTCTATCATAGGcctaatggaaccttttcaagatCCTATTGCTATTGAAGAGTATAGAAGGAAGTTAGGCTTTCAGAATTGCAAGGTGAAATGTACAGGAAAGATTTGAAATCTTTTGGACAGATGAATGGCTTGGTGTAGTTATCTCTGAATCAGAACAACAAGTTACTCTGCAACTAACTCACTCATCCTTGAATCAATCAGTGCTGGTGTCAGTAGTTTATGCTAAATGTGTAGAGAAGAGAGGGAAGAGTTGTGGGAAGCTATGGTGGAGTTAGCAAATCAGCACGACCTTCCTTGGATAATATgaggggattttaatgtcatAGTTTCTGATGAGGAGAAGCAAGGTGGTCTTGCAGTCTGATCCAATGAGACATTAGATTTTTCTACCTGTATACAAAGTTGTGGTTTGATTGATATAGGATTCTCTGGAAGCAAATTTTTCGGGTGGAATGGGAGGACTGAAGAAGATTGCATATTCAAAAGGTTAGATAGAATTCTGGCGAATCAGCAAGTGCTAGACATCATGCCATCCGCAGCAGTGACTCATATGATTAGAcatggttctgatcatgcaccattACATCTTGAGTGTAACAGCAATGCACATCATATTGTCAAGTCTTTTAAGTTTCTCAACTTCTGGACAAATCATCATACATTTATGGAGGTGGTAAAGGAGAACTGGACTACTGATTTTTGTGGAAATCCATTTTATGTATTTCATCACAAGTTGAAGAAACTTAAAAGAGCACTTGTTCAATGGAGCAGGAACACTTATGGGAATATATTTCAGCAGATTGCCACTATTGAAGATATTATAAAAGTAAAGGAGTTGCAGTTTGAAAATAATGCTTCAAGGGAGAATAGAATGCTACTAATCAAGCACAAGCTGAATTAACCAGATTTTAACACTTGGAGGAGAAGTATTGGAAGCAGAAAGCTGGTATGAAATGGTTCAATGATGGGGACAGAAATACTAAATTCTTCCATTCATATGTGAGGGGCAGGAGGAATAAATTAACCTTGAAAAGAATACAAGATCCAAATGGTACATGGCCGGATAATGAAGCAGATATTGGTTATGAGGCAATCAGGTTCTTTGAGTCACAGTTTAGTGAAGAAAACTCAGGAGGGGATTATGCATTGTTGAAAAACATTcctaagctgataactgaagaacAGCAAAAGAGTATGGAGGATTTGCCATCTTAAAGTGAAGTAAAGGAAGTTGTGTTAGCACTCAATGGAGATAGTGCTAGTGGGCCTGATGGATTCACATGACTTTTTTATCAAAAGTGTTGGGAGATTATCAAGATGGATGTGCTTCAAACGGTTAGAGCATTCTTTTGTGGTTCTGAGATACCACAATTCATCACACATACTAACCTGGTTTTATTGCCAAAGAAGGAGGTGATTAATAATTTCAGTGATATGAGGCCTATCAGTCTCAGCTCCTTCTCCAATAAAATATTGTCAAAAGTGCTGCAAAATAGATTAACTAAGGTTCTTCCTAGTATTATCTATTACAATTAGACAGGATTTGTGAAAGGAAGGAGCATTGCAGAAAATGTATTACTGGCACAGGAGATCATCAGAGATATCAATTTGAGAGCTAAACATACTAATGTAGTGATCAAATTAGACATGTCAAAGGCATATGATAGGCTCTCTTGGATATTTTTGACTAAAGTACTAAGACAGTTTGGATTTGGAGAGGTTATCATTGATTTGGTATGGAGATTGCTGTCAAACAACTGGTATTCAATACTGATCAATGGTCAAAGTCATGGCTTTTTCAGATCAAGTATAGGGGTAAAGCAAGGTGATCCACTTTCTCCTACACTGTTCATTATAGCAGCTGAAGTCTTAACAAGGTGTCCGAATAAGCTGCATGAGAAGCCAAGTTTCATAGGCTATGGAATGCCAAAATAGAGTCCTCAAATCAATTATTTATCATATACTGATGATACAATCCTATTCTATTCTGGGATGCATATTCATTAAAGAAAATGATGGAGAGTTTGAGGAAGTATGAGAAGGCTTCAGGACAACTGGTCAATAATGATAAAAGCTATTACTATATTCATCACAAGGTATCTGCCAGAGTTAATAGCAAGATCAAAAGACATACTGACATGAGAAATGGATCCTTTACTTTCACATATTTAGGATGTCCAGTGTTTTATGGAAGAAGGAAGCTGATATATTATAAGGATTTGATCAAAAAAGTGATGAAAAGTATTTTGTCCTGGCAAAACAGACTGTTATCTTTCGGAGGTAGATATGTGTTGGTTAATCATGTGTTACAAACCATGCCTGTATATTTACTGTCAGCCACGAACCCTCCTTCTGGGGTGATAAAGCAGCTTCACAAGATATTTACAAAATTCTTTTGGAGCAATACTGTGGGGGTGAAAAGCAAGCACTGGGTGGCATGGGACAAATTATGTCTACCAAAGGATGAAGGAGGGATTGGTCTTAGATCATTAACTGATATATCCAATGCACTATTTGCTAAGTTGTGGTGGAATTTCAGATATGGAAGAAGCTTATGGAGTAGCTACATGCTGAACAAATACTGTAAGAAATGGCATCCTACTATGGCAGTAGATAGAGGAGGATCTCACACTTGGAAGAAGATGGTGATCATATGAGATGCAGTTGAGCCACAGATATTTTGGTATTTGAGAAATGGAACTTCAAGATTCTGGTATGAGAATTGGACAAGGCTTGGGGCACTATATTATATCACTCCTGATGCTGCTAGAGAAAAAGAGATAGAGGTTAGACAGTTTGTGAAGAATGGTGAATGGAACATGGAACTGTTAACAGATACTCTAGATCAGGAATTGGCTTAGCATATCAAGGATAATATCAAAGTTCCAGAtggagaagaagatgatgaaccaTGTTGGATGTTGGAAACAAGTGGAAAATTCTCAGTTAAATCTGCATGGGAATTTTTAAGGCATAGAGAGAGCCAACAAACCAGCTATAGGTTCATGTGGGAGAAAGGGTTGCCAATAAAGATAAGTTTTTTCATGTGGAGGGTGTGGAAAGGGAGAATCTCTACAGATGATATATTGAAAAGGATGATGATCAATATACCATCAAGATGCTGGTGCTGTGAGGAGCATAAGGAGGAAATTGTAGTTCACTTATTTCTAACTTCTTCCATAACTGTCAAGTTATGAAAGTTTTTTGCTTCTTGTGCAGGTATCCCCACAGATGGAATTGGTCTACATCAAATGATCATGGCATGGTGGACTGCTGAGACAAAATCAAAATTGCAACCTATTTATAGAGCAATGCCAGCAGTGATCATATGGTcattatggaagagaagaaaaTACATTAAGCATGGAGGATCAGTTACTTTCTACAGACTGAAACAACAAGTAAAACACATCATACACCAACTGGCAAGAAAGAGATTCCCTTGGATGTAGAATTTATCTATTGTTTGGGAAAATATGCATCAGCACCTTAGTAGATATAAACCAAAATTTTATTATGCTAAGGTGTTGTGGAGGATGCCACCTTCAGAGAGATTAAAATGTAATACAGATGGGTCAAGCAGAGGCACTCCTGGGATCAGTTCATATGGATTCTACATCAGAGATAGCAGTGGAGATTTGGTTTATGCAGAAGAACAACAAATGGGAATAGCAATAAACATGGAAGCCGAAGCTGAGTCCATAAAATAGGCACTGAAGTTCTGCAAAGAACACAACATTCAACAGGTTCAACTGGAGACTGATTCACTTGTACTTCAAAATATCTTACAAGATTCATGGATCACTCCATGGGAACTGAGAAATCAGATTGAAGAGATCAAACAGGACATGAGAACAGTACAGGTGCAGAGCAATCATATTTTCAGGGAAGGCAACAAGTTGCCAGACTTTCTAGCAAATCAAACTTTGGATCATGCAGAGATCAAAGTACATGAATTTAAACTCATGCCATCAGAAGGAAGAATAATTCTCAACATGGACAAATAACAACTTCCTCAACTGAGGATTAGAACAAGGAGGATTCATCAGCTTGACAATCAACAATGATACTACATGTAAAGATAATCATATGGTGTTTGCACGGATTTGGACAATCATCAAAGCTGATAAATCAGGATCACAAAGGACATACTAGCTTAGGCACACAGGATAGAACTGGAGGACAGTTCcttatttttttaatactggCTAGCTCATATTATAGACATGTTGTAATAGATTGTTTTTTACATTATGCATTTATTAATAAAAAGTTCTAACAGGCCTGGCCTGCTAGAGCacaatttgattaaaaaaaataagcatgcatggtatctacCTTAAtgggcaatcagatgtacaggttatctctttatctcatgttatgttccatatctcttgttaggttgttattcatgccttacatactcagtacattgtttgtactgacgtcctttcttctggacgctgcattcatgccgtAGGGAAGCAGGGAGATAGACCAGATCCTTAgaagcttcatcagcggagtctcaAAAGCGCTCTATTTgcttcggagttgcagtctattggtatcactcttttgtgtatgtacttgggcatggcggagtccagCCCCGTCCTTATGAATTCctatattctatatagaggctcgtagacagacgtaTGTAGTTAGATGTCCcataaccttatcagttcatattgttgtataatattttggcagccttgttggcttgtgtttatgggcataattgttgatgattatatagaaaatttccattatcttgtgatatattcCTTTACAGAGTATGACGCCCATGAGCTAGCTTTGTAgtcacctagaaatgattatgagatgtatgttcagaggtgctcggtaggtcagctccaggtacccgtcatggcccaccggttgagtcgtgacagaagtggtatcagagcagttcgtcctagggtgtgtctacaattcgtgtccagtagagtcttgtttatgagtgtgaagcgcgccacacttataaacaagaggctgcggggcatttaggaattatcgacctttctttctcatcttagatcgtgcgatagagccatgttattaGGATTCCCTTTTtcgtaatcgtgtgttatgatttcaacgatgcctatgaagagaaagGCAATAGCGGCCCCGAAGGGCTAGACAGTGGCCGGAAGGAAGACCGAGCGGAAGCCCTGGTAGATacagaggagggtgagtcccagaatgaggttccatctcgaacctctcatactccacccgtttcagaggagcatgaagaggcctcagctctagctccaatacccccagttcctccaccagattcGTCAGGCCAGTAGATGAGAGGGGCctttcagttgctgacccagttagtcgctgctcaggcccagcggcagggtGCGAGCTAGGATGATAGAGCGgtcagtgcaagagcccgtgattttattagcctgaaccctccagaattctttgggtcagaACCGGATAAAACCCAaagagtttcatagatgagatgttgaggacactacggataatacatgcttctgatgttgagtcagtagagttggcctcttatagattgcgagatgtggcCATTCATTGGTAcattacctggatatcttctagaggggcaaatgcacctcccctggtatggcaagagtttgtagatgtttttctccgacattacttgccgccagaggttcgacagGCTAGAGCTGACAAGTTTTTTAATCttagacaagggaatat
Encoded here:
- the LOC132610954 gene encoding uncharacterized protein LOC132610954 yields the protein MESLRKYEKASGQLVNNDKSYYYIHHKVSARVNSKIKRHTDMRNGSFTFTYLGCPVFYGRRKLIYYKDLIKKVMKSILSWQNRLLSFGGRYVLVNHVLQTMPVYLLSATNPPSGVIKQLHKIFTKFFWSNTVGVKSKHWVAWDKLCLPKDEGGIGLRSLTDISNALFAKLWWNFRYGRSLWSSYMLNKYFEPQIFWYLRNGTSRFWYENWTRLGALYYITPDAAREKEIEHIKDNIKVPDGEEDDEPCWMLETSGKFSVKSAWEFLRHRESQQTSYRFMWEKGLPIKISFFMWRVWKGRISTDDILKRMMINIPSRCWCCIPTDGIGLHQMIMAWWTAETKSKLQPIYRAMPAVIIWSLWKRRKYIKHGGSVTFYRLKQQHLSRYKPKFYYAKVLWRMPPSERLKCNTDGSSRGTPGISSYGFYIRDSSGDLVQLETDSLVLQNILQDSWITPWELRNQIEEIKQDMRTVQVQSNHIFREGNKLPDFLANQTLDHAEIKVHEFKLMPSEGRIILNMDK